In a single window of the Littorina saxatilis isolate snail1 linkage group LG5, US_GU_Lsax_2.0, whole genome shotgun sequence genome:
- the LOC138966871 gene encoding A disintegrin and metalloproteinase with thrombospondin motifs adt-1-like: MSVFGKEYGRDLHLIIVVIFIVLFGCFPARASKNDKESKDVAQSVSACPNGPHVQDDKTCYYYHNSPSGWEGAEAKCRSEHGLQVIFKNKPKAVDVLQKVSDLRSSDSTNLMWVGISRSQDGMYRWTDGSTANGAWTNKINTDDKGQGRGCVAVDLDQVTRRGNDVSFYLKDCSASSLSFLCMVDTANAVWTGWGTWSDCSTTCGKGIRSRQRTCLNSNYNSDNKKGEKSCSGDDAEKEECSSSACPVYTWETWGTWTACSATCGEGQRSRSRRCVDSESGGQGRAQCKGDENETARCNMERCAVYSWETWGAWTSCSVSCGGGQRSRSRQCVDGHGVSGGQDRNQCQGDGDQRERCNTDVCSVYSWETWGTWSACSATCGEGQRSRSRRCVDSESGDQGRTQCKGDENETARCNMERCAVYSWETWGAWTSCSVSCGGGQRSRSRQCVDSVSGSQGHNQCQGDGDQRERCNTDICSVYTWETWSAWTTCSATCVGGQRSRSRRCVDSVSGGQGRTQCKGDENEIEPCNTDRCAAYEWETWSEWSACSATCGKGQRSRSRQCVDGASRGQGQTQCAGTGKETDDCSADQQCTAPTSYSWEMWSAWTACSATCGGGQRSRSRRCVDSVSKVEARGDGSCPGLNTRNEPCGRQKCPGPLWQEWGQWTVCGATCGKGVRSRVRTCALQGVTSDQCKGKSSNEHICIRNCKGLSKLELVHQIKSQLTPEKAAKLEKWAEDTTYVQEHIFNAENLQDYAMTGHVMQTLKVADRIACVLKCLSLGGCKSFNFWYGPEAADGAAHACELNSASRDEAIRQVQKRDGFMLYDLSMFIPYI; the protein is encoded by the exons CTAGCAAAAACGACAAGGAGTCAAAGGATGTTGCgcaaagcg TGTCCGCGTGTCCGAACGGCCCGCACGTGCAGGATGACAAGACTTGCTACTACTACCACAACTCGCCCTCAGGGTGGGAGGGGGCGGAGGCCAAGTGTCGGTCAGAACACGGGCTTCAGGTCATCTTCAAAAACAAACCCAAAGCTGTAGACGTGCTGCAAAAAGTCAGCGATCTTCGGTCCAG CGACTCCACCAATCTGATGTGGGTGGGTATCAGCCGAAGCCAGGACGGGATGTACAGATGGACAGACGGAAGTACCGCCAACGGTGCCTggacaaacaaaatcaacacgGATGACAAAGGTCAAGGTCGTGGCTGCGTTGCCGTTGACCTTGATCAGGTGACGCGTCGTGGTAATGACGTCAGCTTCTACCTGAAAGATTGCTCGGCTTCGTCGCTCAGTTTCCTGTGTATGGTTGACACCG CCAATGCCGTGTGGACAGGCTGGGGCACGTGGTCTGATTGTAGCACCACCTGTGGAAAAGGAATCAGGAGCAGACAACGCACGTGTCTGAACAGCAATTACAATAGCGACAACAAGAAGGGAGAAAAGTCGTGCAGCGGAGACGACGCTGAGAAGGAGGAGTgttcaagttcggcctgtccag TTTATACCTGGGAGACGTGGGGAACATGGACTGCCTGCAGCGCCACCTGTGGTGAAGGTCAGAGGTCAAGGTCACGTCGATGTGTTGACAGCGAGAGCGGAGGTCAAGGTCGTGCCCAGTGTAAGGGGGACGAGAATGAGACTGCGCGATGCAACATGGAGAGATGTGCAG TGTATAGCTGGGAGACGTGGGGTGCATGGACTTCGTGTAGTGTCAGCTGTGGTGGAGGTCAGAGGTCAAGGTCACGGCAATGCGTTGACGGTCACGGTGTCAGCGGCGGTCAAGATCGCAATCAGTGTCAGGGGGATGGGGACCAGAGAGAGCGATGCAACACGGACGTATGTTCAG TCTACAGCTGGGAGACGTGGGGAACATGGAGTGCCTGCAGCGCCACCTGTGGTGAAGGTCAGAGGTCAAGGTCACGTCGATGTGTTGACAGTGAGAGCGGAGATCAAGGTCGTACCCAGTGTAAGGGGGACGAGAATGAGACTGCGCGATGCAACATGGAGAGATGTGCAG TGTACAGCTGGGAGACGTGGGGTGCATGGACTTCCTGTAGTGTCAGCTGTGGTGGAGGTCAGAGGTCAAGGTCACGGCAATGCGTTGACAGTGTCAGCGGCAGTCAAGGTCATAATCAGTGTCAGGGAGATGGGGACCAGAGAGAGCGATGCAACACGGACATATGTTCAG TGTACACCTGGGAGACGTGGAGCGCGTGGACCACCTGTAGCGCCACCTGTGTTGGAGGTCAGAGGTCAAGGTCACGTCGATGTGTTGATAGTGTGAGCGGAGGTCAAGGTCGTACCCAGTGTAAGGGGGACGAGAACGAGATAGAGCCATGCAACACGGACAGATGTGCAG CTTATGAATGGGAAACATGGAGTGAATGGAGTGCATGTAGCGCCACTTGTGGGAAAGGTcagaggtcaaggtcaaggcaATGTGTAGACGGTGCGAGCAGAGGCCAAGGTCAGACTCAATGCGCAGGGACGGGGAAAGAGACAGACGATTGCAGTGCTGATCAGCAATGTACAG CACCGACATCATACAGTTGGGAGATGTGGAGTGCATGGACCGCTTGCAGCGCCACCTGTGGCggaggtcaaaggtcaaggtcgagaCGATGTGTGGACAGTGTCAGCAAGGTTGAGGCACGTGGAGATGGGTCGTGCCCTGGCCTCAACACGCGGAATGAACCGTGCGGCAGACAGAAATGTCCAG GGCCGTTGTGGCAGGAATGGGGTCAGTGGACTGTCTGCGGCGCCACCTGTGGGAAAGGAGTTCGTTCCCGTGTCAGAACATGCGCACTGCAAGGTGTGACGTCAGATCAGTGCAAAGGGAAGAGCTCCAACGAACATATCTGCATCAGAAACTGCAAAG GTCTCAGCAAACTGGAACTGGTTCATCAAATCAAGTCTCAGCTAACCCCAGAAAAGGCCGCCAAGCTTGAAAAGTGGGCCGAAGACACAACATACGTACAGGAGCACATCTTCAACGCTGAAAACCTCCAGGATTACGCCATGACTGGCCACGTCATGCAAACATTAAAGGTCGCGGATCGAATTGCCTGTGTGCTGAAATGCTTGTCGCTTGGCGGATGCAAATCCTTTAACTTCTGGTACGGGCCAGAAGCGGCCGATGGCGCCGCGCATGCGTGTGAGCTGAATTCTGCCAGCCGGGACGAGGCGATTAGACAAGTGCAGAAGCGGGATGGTTTCATGTTGTACGATCTCTCCATGTTTATTCCATATATTTGA